gataaagtgctagacttgaagtcaagaagtcttgagttcaaatgtgaccttaatttcctagttgtgtaatcctaggcaagtcacttaatcccctttgcctggcccttatcactcttctcccTCGGAACTGATATTTATTATGGATTCTGTGGTGAACATCCATCATACCAATACAGAACTCCAAGCTAaataataggtttattgagaggagGCCCACCTCACAATAAAACCGGACCCTGGTCCCATCAGAACCAGAAACCCTGAGCCTTAGAAGTTGGCCTTTTTTGATAGAGATAAATTTTATgacatataaaaatagaaaaagatgatCATATCTCTTAACATAGGCAGTTCTTAATTAGTGACTCAAGTGCTAATTAAGCTGGTGAATGCAACCTTTCAAAGGCCTTTACACTCTTGGTGTCTTTTACTAACAATCTTAGAAGTCAGCAGTTTGTAAAAACAAGAGGGGTCCAACTCCTGGGATATAAAACTATTCTATGcttccttaatttgcttatggcaTAACACTTCAGGTCTAAATCTTATACCCATTTGGAGAGTAGAGTTATACCCATGAGTAGAGTTAATGACATTCTAGAGCGAATTGTTTGATTTAGAGCAAGGTGAGAGCTCGGTGTGAAAGACTGAGGTTTCTTTGATGTCCAGCAAGAATGGAGCTCCATATTAATGTCTATCCACATTCCTTGCATTCATCAAGTTTCGACCCAGTGTGCATTCTTTGATGTTTGGTAAGGTTGgacctctgactgaatgtctttccacactgcttacattcatatggtttctccccagtgtggattctctgatgttttctATGACTGGAGCTTGCACTAAatttctttccacattgcttgcattcataaggtttcaccccagtgtggattctctgatgttttctAAGATTGGAACTTGCACTAAATGTCTTTctacattgcttgcattcatgagGTTtgtccccagtgtggattctctgatgtccaaTAAGATGAGAGCTTtgattgaatgtctttccacattgcttgcattcataaggtctctcCCCAGTGTGGGTTCTCTGATGCACAATAAGATTATAGCTTTTactaaatgtctttccacattgcttgcattcataaggtttctctccagtgtgggttCTCTGATGCACAATAAGAGTATAGCtttgactgaatgtctttccacattgcttgcaatgataaggtttctccccagtgtgggttCTCTGATGTTTTTTAAGATTGGAGTTTGCactaaatgtctttccacattgcttgcattgataaggtttctccccagtgtggaatCTCTGATGACCAGCAAGACCGGCTCTGTGCATAAAAGTCTTTTCGCATTGATCACATTCACTAGGTTTTTGCTCACTGTGCATTCTTTGATGTTCTGTAAGAGAGGAATTTTGAGATTCAACACAGAATTCTCTCCAAGCGAAGTTATCATGACCTTCACTCCTGAATTTTTCTTGGTCACCTTCTTTCATGGAAAGGCTTGCCTctgttggagtcatcttcatTTCAGGTCTGATCTCTCCTTCTAAAAGACATACATGAAtaatcacatatccatatatatgtgtgtatatataaaaccatatcTGCATTCCTCCATTGTCAGAACATAAATGTCTTTATATCCTATTTCCTCAGATAAGAAAAAAAGCCTTCTGACTCAAATCGGCCCAATTAATCTTTTCAAAATACCATTACCTTAAATCTAAAGAACATTTTAATTAACACAGAGTCTGATATATGATCCCATTGGCTCTTCATAACCTATGATTTTGGCAAGGCTGGCATTATGACATTCCTAACTCAGATCATGACCTCAGAATAGTGGCTGAGTGAATTGACCCAAATTCTGACAGCTGAGACCAAACCTTGTGACTGGGCATGCTGTATCATTGGTACTAGACAATACGCTTTCAATCCTTCCATTTTGCTTTCAGTTTCATTGCCTGTCTTCATAGGTATGACACCACTGGGTACATGAATACAGTATATTCTCATTATTTCATCATCTAGCTTATctgtatgtattatgtattttttttgtgattgctttcaaacttattttgttgttgtgttatatgagatcaaataaagaaaatcagCACTCTTTTCTGCATTTACCCGTGTCATCAATGATTTTGTTCTATTTACTACTTCTTAAGAGTagccattattttatttaaatgtctcTTTTCACTAAACTAAAATCCTTCTCCTGAATAAATTTTAAGCAAAGAAATggcatttctgattttttaaaaaaaggtcttaTATAGTAACTTGAAGCCATTATTCTTTGTAAGGAACTGGACTGCATGCTTCATTATTAGTCCTGTTGAGCCCTTCGCATTTATTGGTTCATAAGACCTTTGCAGATGTGAGATATTATTCAAACAGACttgagttaaaaaataattactgGCACCTTAAGCAGTAAATTAGGGCCCAATTttgttataataatatttttccactttGACAACAAGTATTTCAAACATAATGGTTTTTTGTCTACAGTGATTCCAAATGATCATAATTAGGTATATGATGCTTTTGGGCTGCATTCAATGAGGACATCCAACTCTGGTGGTTTCTGACTAAGTGTAACATATTCTTTTAGTTTTTCCACTTGACATCACGTTCTTTACAAAATTCCAAGAAGGTTGGCCATTCATGCTCACAGCCATCCACAGATTCTCCTTGGCTGTCACTACACATGAGTAATAGCCCCATTCCTCATTACCCTGCAATTACATCTCTTCAAGTGTATAATCATGAGATGGAGATGTCATTTGGGTTTGCATTCTTGCAGCAGAGACAGCAGAGTCTTTGCAAACCCGGGTCAGTAGACATGCAGAGTAGAGGGTGTTAGGAAACCATCCCTGATCACAAGCTTTTCACAAAAACAGCCATTCACTTGCCACTGACTGCTAAGTGAGGATACTTTTCTGATCTGAACTTATCTCCACTTATGTCATCATTCTTCTATctgggaatttctttttttttttttaaatatattttatttggtcatttccaagcattattcgttaaagacatagatcattttcttttcctcccccccccaaccccccatagccgacgcgtaagtccactgggcattagatgttttcttgatttgaacccattgctttgttgatagtatttgcattagagtgttcatttagagtctatcctctgtcatgtcccctcaatctttgtattcaggcagttgctttttctcggtgtttccactcccatagtttatcctttgcttatgaatggtgtttttttctcctgggtccctgcaagttgttctgggacattacaccaccactaatggagaagtccattacgttcgatgataccacagtgtgtttgtctctgtgtacaatgttctcctggttctgctcctctcgctctgcatcacttcctggaggttgttccagtctccatggaacttctccactttattattccttttagcacaatagtactccatcaccaacatataccacagtttgttcagccattccccaattgatgggcatcccctcattttccagttttgggccaccacaaagagcgcagctatgaatatttttgtacaagtctttgtgtccattatctctttggggtacagacccagcagtgctatggctgggtcaaagggtagatattcttttgtcgccctttgggcatagttccaaattgccctccagaatggttggatcagttcacagctccaccagcaatgaattaatgtccctactttgccacatcccctccagcattcattactttcctttgctgttatgttagccaatctgctaggtgtgaggtgatacctcagagttgttttgatttgcatctctctgattataagagatgtagaacacttcttcatgtgcttgttaatagttttgatttctttatctgagaactgcctatccatttcccttgcccatttatcaattggagaatggcttgattttgtgtacaattgatttagctctttataaatatgagtaattaaacctttgtcagaggtttctatgaagattttttcccaatttgttgtttcccttctgattttagttatattggttttgtttgtacaaaagctttttagtttgatgtagtcaaaattatttattttacattttgtgattctttctatatcttgcttggttttaaagcctttcccctcccaaaggtctgacatgtatactattctgtgtttacccaatttacttatggtttccttctttatgtttaagtcactcacccattttgaatttatcttggtgtagggtgtgaggtgttgatctattcctagtctctcccacactgtcttccaattttcccagcagtttttatgaaatagtggatttttgtcccaaaagctgggatctttgggtttatcgtatactgtcttgctgaggtcgctttcccccagtctattccactgatcttcctttctatttcttagccagtaccaaattgttttgatgactgctgctttgtaatatagttttaggtcagggactgcaaggcccccatcatatgtgttttttttcattatttccctggatatccttgatcttttgttcttccaaatgaactttgttatggttttttctaaatcagtgaagaagtattttggtagttcaatgggtatggcactaaatagataaataagtttgggtaggatggtcatttttattatattggctcgtcctatccatgagcagttaatgtttttccatttgttcaagtctagttttagttgtgtggcgagtgttttgtagttgtgttcatatagttcctgtgtttgtcttgggaggtagattcctaggtattttattttgtctaaggtgattttgaatgggatttctctttctagttcttgctgctgagctgtgttggagatatatagaaaagctgatgatttatgtgggtttattttgtatcctgcaactttgctaaagttgttgattatttcaattagctttttggttgaatctctaggattctttaagtagaccatcatgtcatccgcaaagagtgataacttggtctcctccttgcctattttgatgccttcaattcctttatcttctctaattgctactgctagtgtttctagtacaatgtcaaatagtagaggtgataatgggcatccttgtttcactcctgatcttattgggaatgcatctagtttatccccattgcagatgatattagctgttggttttagatatatactgtttattatttttaggaatgacccttctattcctatgctttctagtgtttttaataggaatgggtgttgtattttatcaaaggctttttctgcatctattgaaataatcatgtgattcttgctagtttgcttgttgatgtggtcaattatgtggatggttttcctaatgttgaaccagccctgcatccctggtatgaatcctacttgatcatggtgaatgatccttctgatcacttgctggagtctttttgctagtatcctatttaagatttttgcatctatattcattagggagattggcctatagttttctttctctgtttttgacctgcctggttttggaatcagtaccatgtttgtgtcgtaaaaggagtttggtagaactccctctttgcttattatgtcaaatagtttgtatagtattgggattaactgttctctgaatgtttgatagaattcacaggtgaatccatcaggccctggggactttttcttaggaagttctttgatggcttgttggatttcaatttctgatatgggattatttaggaattctatttcctcttctgttagtctaggcagtttgtatttttgtatatattcatccatttctcctaaattggtgtatttattgccatataattgggcaaagtaatttctaatgattgccttaatttcctcctcattggaggtgctgtcccccttttcatctttaatgctgtgaatttgcttttcttccttcctttttttaactagattgaccagtaccttgtctattttgtttgttttttcaaagtaccagcttcttgtctcatttattaaatcaatagttctatcactttcgattttattaatttctcccttaatttttaggatttctaatttggttttctgctgggggtttttaatttgatcgctttccagttttttcatttgcatttccaattgattgatctctgctctcccttgtttgttaatataagcattcagggatatgaatttacctctgattaccgctttggctgcatcccaaaaggtttggaaggatgtttcgccattgtcattttcctcgatgaaattattaattgtttctatgatttcttctttaactaaacggttttggagtatcatattgtttaatttccaattggttttagatttggttttccatgtaccattactaatcattatttttattgccttgtgatctgagaaggctgcattcattatttctgcttttctgcatttgtgtgctatgtttctgtgacctaatgtatggtcaatttttgtgaatgtgccatgtggtgctgagaagaaggtgtattcctttttatccctatttatttttctccatatgtctattaattctaatttttctaagatttcattcacttcttttacctctttcttatttattttttgatttgatttatctaaatttgataatggttggtttaagtctcccactagtatggttttattgtctatttcttccttcaattctcctagtttctccattagaaatttgggtgctatattatttggtgcatacatattgattaatgatatttcctcattgtctatagtcccttttaacaaaatataattaccttccctatcccttttgatcaggtctatttttgcattggctttatcagatatcatgattaccactcctgccttctttctatcagttgaagcccagaaggtcttactccatcctttaattctgaccttgtgggtgtcaacccgcctcatgtgtgtttcttgaagacaacatatggtagggttttggattctaatccattctgctattcgtctacgttttatgggtgagttcatcccattcacgttcaaagttatgattgtcatttgtggactccctggcattttgattgccttccctaattctaaccttttcttcttcggctctaccttttagtccagtgatttactttgaaacagtcccccttgtcccctcccttgatgtttccctttttagtccctccctttttgttccctccccctcccccctctcttaccctccctttttgttctccctctccccctcccccccttggttttcccttctccttacccttgttgggtaagatagaattcaagatcccaatggatctggaggtttttccctctcagagctgatttccctgagattgaggtttaagtaaccccccccccctctcttcctctccttcttataggagttttcttcccctccccttcccctgtgaatctttgtgtgagaaccattattctatttggtctttctttaccccctatttatacattacattttccccacatattagtatacataggttgatataaatgtagtccttatagaagagagtttgagtaaaagaagataacatttttcccctttccttaatatttaccttttcaggtattccttgctctttgattttcggtatcaaactttccacagagctctggtcttttctttgcaaaaagttggaagtcttctattttgttgaatgcccatactctcccttggaagtatatagtcagttttgctgggtagctgattcttggttggagacccagctctcttgcctttctgaagatcatgttccatgccttacgatcattcagcgtagaacttgcaaggtcttgtgtgatcctgattggcattcctttatatctaaattgtctttttctggcttcctgtaggattttttcttttgtttgatagctttggaatttggcaattacattcctgggagttgtcttttgggggtttagtgtagaaggtgttctgtgagctctgtcagtggatgtattgcccccttgttctagaatctctgggcaattttctttgattatatcttgtatcaccatgtccagtttggtgtttatttctggcttttctgggagtccaattattcttaaattttctcttctccccctgttttccagatctatcaccttgtcggtgagatattttatgttctcttctaatttcttggtgttttggctttgctttattagttcttgctttaaagcctggttttcttttacagtttggtcaaactggttttgtagatgcgtgaatttcttttgcatcatttcccacttttcctcccagagggcttccatctttttggtcctttctgattcaaattcttcatgggtttgtggagagtttctatttcctttggaagattttggagaattttcttgtatatcttcttctatctgctctgtattttgtattttggctccatagaatgtgtccagagtcgcccctttcttcttatttttcttggtattttggggcttctgtgcttctgtggaatttgtcatctctgaacgtggaggattggcttttcttgtctttgtctggtgatcagtggctttagtcctgggcagatgttggttctatgagcgttccctgggttaaactgaatatgcctcactggaactggaatggaagggtcggaccacgaggccacactctcccccccggctcgctttccggaagttgccttcagaatcgctggccgtgaggctgtttcgcaggcctgcggggggatgggctgccgcttccccaagctccgagagcacagactttcactgagacttggatagcaggatccagcccgtgaggctgtcttgcccgccctgagggttgctgttgttttgaccagctctctgcagcggaagccctaggcagtaactttcaccgggactgtagaaggccctgagggttgttgtttccgaggaccctgctctctgagccggccgggctgtggcttccgggagccttggactctgtgctcctacccctgaggtccgagtgatctcgggttctggcttttaaggggagccgtaccttttgaaccgggtccaggtccaggaggagggttcccagggtctgtgctgttgatcgttttgaatttcggcgccttaggagcttatcgtttgagattggtcgggaagggttttccggagatctgagctttagctttctctaagccgccatcttaaccggaagtcctatcTGGGAATTTCTTAAAGGAATTGTTTGGTAACTCAGTTTAGTCTTTAAGTAGGTTCATGGAGAGTAAAGCCAATTTGCCAgtggtagaaaaaaatgaaatgccaTCCTTACAGCAGTGGGTTTATAtgtaaacattatttaaaaaaaacaacaacaaagtgatATATGCCACTGATCTGCAGGTACATTTATCATTTaggaaaaacaaatctttctCAGATTAGGTAGCACTTCATTTTGCTGACTGCTTAGAGAGCTAAAACCAAAACAAGAATTTTCCTCCCTCAGGAAGAAAGCTTTTACaattctcttcctattttccaCCTCATATAGATGCCAACATTTTCAtgatataattcttaaaaatcacAATACAGGTGGTGGTGCATTCCAATTCtacctcagaaacttgctaggACTTCACAGGAGCTCGGTCTCCCTCTCTTCAACTATAACATGGACATAATAATGACTCCTGTGGttactatgaggatcaaatgagaaaatatttagaaagtgtgtggcacacagcaggtgccaTATGTAAATGGTGGCCTTtaatttatcattataatttGGATTATTTCCGCCTTTGATTGCTTTTCTTcttaaactatcattcttttaattcctctatttccttt
This DNA window, taken from Monodelphis domestica isolate mMonDom1 chromosome 6, mMonDom1.pri, whole genome shotgun sequence, encodes the following:
- the LOC100012557 gene encoding zinc finger protein 501-like isoform X1 gives rise to the protein MSGEGEQDPEGEKAQERWRNFTKGTHGGYFAASTGSLEAEGMAFERDRLPAQEAVTFKDVAVDFTQEEWCLLTSPQKELYKEVMLENAWNLLSVGLAVPREDVISSSEQRAAPWILEQEGLRNCHPEGEIRPEMKMTPTEASLSMKEGDQEKFRSEGHDNFAWREFCVESQNSSLTEHQRMHSEQKPSECDQCEKTFMHRAGLAGHQRFHTGEKPYQCKQCGKTFSANSNLKKHQRTHTGEKPYHCKQCGKTFSQSYTLIVHQRTHTGEKPYECKQCGKTFSKSYNLIVHQRTHTGERPYECKQCGKTFNQSSHLIGHQRIHTGDKPHECKQCRKTFSASSNLRKHQRIHTGVKPYECKQCGKKFSASSSHRKHQRIHTGEKPYECKQCGKTFSQRSNLTKHQRMHTGSKLDECKECG
- the LOC100012557 gene encoding zinc finger protein 239-like isoform X2, whose product is MAFERDRLPAQEAVTFKDVAVDFTQEEWCLLTSPQKELYKEVMLENAWNLLSVGLAVPREDVISSSEQRAAPWILEQEGLRNCHPEGEIRPEMKMTPTEASLSMKEGDQEKFRSEGHDNFAWREFCVESQNSSLTEHQRMHSEQKPSECDQCEKTFMHRAGLAGHQRFHTGEKPYQCKQCGKTFSANSNLKKHQRTHTGEKPYHCKQCGKTFSQSYTLIVHQRTHTGEKPYECKQCGKTFSKSYNLIVHQRTHTGERPYECKQCGKTFNQSSHLIGHQRIHTGDKPHECKQCRKTFSASSNLRKHQRIHTGVKPYECKQCGKKFSASSSHRKHQRIHTGEKPYECKQCGKTFSQRSNLTKHQRMHTGSKLDECKECG